Proteins from a single region of Hordeum vulgare subsp. vulgare chromosome 6H, MorexV3_pseudomolecules_assembly, whole genome shotgun sequence:
- the LOC123405655 gene encoding DNA replication complex GINS protein PSF2-like → MAGQSDPHLSLFSPSEVEFVAEDEIVEIVPNIRMEALNMICGDFGPFFPQIPSKVPLWLAVALRRHGKCTIRAPEWMIVGECSFARLF, encoded by the exons ATGGCGGGGCAGTCCGACCCGCATCTCTCCCTCTTCTCGCCCTCCGAG gtggagttcgtGGCCGAGGACGAGATCGTCGAGATCGTCCCCAACATCCGCATGGAGGCCCTCAACATGATCTGC GGGGATTTCGGACCCTTCTTCCCCCAAATTCCAAGCAAGGTCCCTCTGTGGCTCGCTGTGGCACTCAGGAGGCATGGCAAGTGCACCATACGTGCACCCGAGTGGATGATTGTTGGTGAGTGCTCGTTCGCTCGCTTGTTTTAG